Proteins from a genomic interval of Dehalococcoidia bacterium:
- a CDS encoding thioesterase family protein → MPIKVKVKGEELQEVSEHFAKLASPSFNDVLNYSIESQSLEEGTLKFDMRDELLGNPIFRVLHGGVISSILDIAGAHAVYLHIFKQVMGKPIDKKMERLGRISTIDLRIDYIRPGKGRHFTATSNILRVGSKIAVSRMELRNEEDVLIAVGTGTYTAG, encoded by the coding sequence ATGCCGATAAAGGTTAAGGTCAAAGGCGAGGAACTGCAGGAGGTTAGCGAGCACTTCGCCAAGTTGGCCAGCCCTTCATTCAACGACGTGCTCAACTACAGCATCGAGTCGCAGTCCCTGGAAGAGGGCACCCTCAAATTCGATATGCGCGACGAGCTCTTGGGGAACCCCATATTCCGCGTGCTTCACGGCGGGGTCATCTCCTCGATACTGGATATAGCCGGCGCCCATGCCGTGTATCTGCATATATTCAAGCAGGTCATGGGCAAGCCTATAGATAAGAAGATGGAGCGGCTGGGCCGGATAAGCACCATAGACCTGCGCATCGATTACATCAGGCCGGGGAAGGGGCGGCATTTCACCGCCACGAGTAATATCCTGCGGGTGGGGAGCAAGATAGCGGTCTCCCGCATGGAGCTGCGCAACGAGGAGGATGTGCTTATTGCGGTGGGCACGGGGACCTATACGGCGGGGTAG
- a CDS encoding protease inhibitor I42 family protein codes for MKNYLGLAAVTVLAAAAIAGVACTASADTGDPQIFNVAESGQQIELSPGDSLIVTLDSNPSTGYAWSISEIGDEAVIDDVSNEFVGADTGMVGAGGQEVWTFEAIDEGTSTIEMQYSRSWETDVEPVETFIVTVVVK; via the coding sequence ATGAAGAATTATCTAGGATTAGCAGCGGTAACGGTGCTTGCCGCGGCCGCCATCGCGGGAGTGGCCTGCACGGCTTCGGCGGATACAGGCGACCCGCAGATTTTCAACGTCGCCGAAAGCGGCCAGCAGATAGAGCTTTCCCCCGGCGATTCGTTGATAGTGACCCTCGACTCGAATCCGTCGACGGGATATGCCTGGTCGATCTCGGAGATCGGCGATGAGGCCGTAATCGACGATGTGAGCAACGAGTTTGTGGGCGCCGACACGGGGATGGTGGGCGCGGGAGGCCAGGAGGTCTGGACGTTCGAGGCTATCGATGAGGGCACAAGCACTATCGAGATGCAGTACAGCCGCTCCTGGGAGACGGATGTAGAGCCCGTCGAGACGTTCATCGTTACAGTAGTTGTGAAATAA